A part of Marinomonas rhizomae genomic DNA contains:
- a CDS encoding ABC transporter permease: MKYTKKDLFHPASGSRWSHIVSGFVGDKLAMLALIVFIFYCLIALLAPLVAPYDIVDPAFMDLMNAEIAPSWISDDNRFLLGTDAQGRDLLSVILYGTRLSLTIGICAVLIQATLGICIGLMAGYLGGRIDNFLMRCADIQLSFSNMMVAIVFLAIFQSLFGMARYQQLAMVILILVIGLTEWPLFARTIRASVLAEKQKEYVDAARVMGISSKRIMFRHILPNTLSPILVIFTVQIANAIVAEAALSFLGLGMPATEPSLGSLISAGFAYMFAGSWWICVIPSITLIILILAMNLLGDWLRDHLNPRTYKD, translated from the coding sequence ATGAAGTACACGAAAAAAGACCTCTTTCACCCAGCTTCAGGCAGCCGCTGGAGCCATATTGTATCGGGCTTTGTGGGCGACAAACTCGCGATGCTGGCGCTGATCGTCTTCATTTTTTACTGCCTAATTGCCCTACTCGCACCATTGGTTGCTCCCTACGACATCGTTGACCCTGCGTTTATGGATCTAATGAATGCAGAGATCGCTCCAAGCTGGATCAGTGATGACAACCGCTTTTTACTAGGCACTGATGCGCAAGGCAGAGACTTACTATCAGTTATTTTATATGGCACACGTTTATCGCTCACCATCGGTATTTGCGCTGTCTTAATACAAGCCACACTGGGTATTTGCATCGGTCTGATGGCAGGGTATTTAGGTGGCCGTATTGATAACTTTCTAATGCGCTGTGCGGATATTCAATTGTCTTTCTCAAACATGATGGTTGCAATTGTGTTCTTAGCCATTTTCCAATCTCTATTTGGTATGGCTCGATACCAACAACTCGCTATGGTCATTTTGATTCTGGTTATAGGCTTAACTGAATGGCCTCTCTTTGCACGCACCATTCGAGCGTCAGTACTTGCAGAAAAGCAAAAAGAGTATGTTGATGCCGCTAGAGTGATGGGCATTAGTTCAAAGCGAATCATGTTTCGCCATATTTTACCCAACACGCTCTCTCCCATTCTGGTGATCTTTACCGTCCAAATTGCAAACGCCATTGTCGCTGAAGCCGCGCTCTCTTTTTTAGGTCTAGGTATGCCTGCAACGGAGCCTTCCCTCGGCTCACTTATTTCAGCTGGTTTTGCCTATATGTTTGCCGGCTCTTGGTGGATTTGTGTCATACCAAGCATCACACTGATCATTTTAATTCTAGCCATGAATTTACTGGGTGATTGGTTGCGCGACCATCTAAACCCAAGGACATATAAAGACTAA
- a CDS encoding ABC transporter ATP-binding protein, with product MNLLSVSHLHVNFHMKEQELAALIDVSFTLNRGERIAIVGESGAGKSVLGFSIVNLIGKPGYIESGSIKLENKEITKMNLRQLQEVRGKRIAMIFQDPMMTLNPVLTIGDQLVETIRSHTKINYKDARSIAIEKLHHVQIASPEKRFDQYPHELSGGMRQRVIIASVLLLNPDIIIADEPTTALDVTIQAEILQLLLTICRDNGVALVLISHDLGVVSKVAERTLVMYAGHVVEEGPTLEIINDPQHPYTQGLLNALPQMTLPGQRLNQIQGSMPSLAERPSGCAFHPRCPYATQKCRQEQPRFIFSGVSSVACFLVEDMLNEFADKDQEAS from the coding sequence ATGAATTTATTAAGCGTCAGTCACCTACACGTAAACTTTCACATGAAAGAACAGGAGCTCGCGGCTCTTATTGACGTCAGCTTCACTTTAAACCGTGGTGAGCGAATTGCTATCGTTGGTGAATCTGGGGCTGGAAAATCGGTTTTAGGCTTCTCAATTGTTAATTTAATTGGTAAACCTGGGTATATAGAATCTGGTTCCATTAAATTGGAAAACAAAGAAATTACCAAGATGAATTTACGTCAGTTGCAGGAAGTCCGTGGCAAGCGCATCGCCATGATTTTCCAAGACCCAATGATGACACTGAATCCCGTACTCACCATTGGCGACCAGCTGGTTGAAACCATTCGTAGCCATACAAAAATCAATTACAAAGACGCGCGCAGCATTGCCATTGAAAAACTGCACCATGTGCAAATAGCATCCCCAGAAAAACGCTTTGATCAATACCCACATGAATTATCTGGCGGCATGAGACAGCGAGTTATCATCGCTTCAGTATTGCTACTCAATCCAGACATCATTATTGCCGATGAACCAACCACGGCATTGGACGTCACCATTCAAGCGGAAATACTGCAGCTCTTACTGACTATTTGTCGAGACAATGGCGTGGCACTAGTGTTGATTAGTCATGACCTTGGCGTGGTATCTAAAGTCGCTGAGCGCACTTTGGTAATGTATGCTGGCCACGTTGTGGAAGAAGGCCCAACCCTAGAAATTATCAATGACCCCCAGCATCCCTATACGCAAGGATTACTGAATGCGTTACCTCAGATGACCTTGCCAGGTCAGCGCTTAAATCAAATCCAAGGCAGCATGCCATCGCTAGCAGAGCGCCCATCAGGTTGCGCATTCCATCCGCGCTGTCCTTATGCCACACAAAAATGTCGACAAGAGCAGCCACGTTTTATTTTCAGTGGCGTATCTAGCGTCGCCTGCTTTTTAGTAGAAGATATGCTGAATGAATTCGCCGATAAAGACCAGGAGGCAAGCTGA
- a CDS encoding ABC transporter ATP-binding protein, translating to MATPLIQISGLEKAFSANESWLSQWRFRHGKLKKHKDSVHALNGVNLTINQGETLCVVGETGCGKSTLARVIMGLTTPSAGEIHYLDQRIDQLNNRQRMFFRRRMQMVFQNPYASLNPRMTVYQTLSEPISFHNPQLSQSQVDENIDELLESVGISASSSDRYPHEFSGGQRQRISLARALSVEPDFIVADEPLSALDVSVQAQVLNLMMDKQEERNLSYLFITHDLAVVEHFATRVAVMYLGRICELAPTGTLFSSPKHPYTQALLSAIPRLDSNTAQPIRLIGEVPTPIEKPIGCVFQARCPYANQRCYEASPAMTLQSDGSSVACHAIEEDRL from the coding sequence ATGGCTACCCCTCTCATTCAAATTAGCGGCTTAGAAAAAGCGTTTTCAGCAAACGAAAGCTGGCTGAGTCAATGGCGTTTTCGTCATGGCAAGCTAAAGAAACATAAGGACAGTGTTCATGCACTTAATGGCGTCAACCTTACAATTAACCAAGGTGAAACCCTGTGTGTTGTGGGCGAAACGGGCTGTGGAAAATCCACTCTTGCGCGGGTGATCATGGGACTGACGACACCTAGTGCGGGTGAAATACATTACCTAGATCAACGTATCGATCAATTAAACAACCGTCAGCGCATGTTTTTTAGGCGTCGTATGCAGATGGTTTTTCAGAACCCCTATGCTTCATTAAACCCTAGAATGACGGTTTACCAAACACTCAGCGAGCCGATCTCTTTTCACAACCCACAGTTATCACAGTCTCAAGTGGATGAGAACATTGATGAGCTATTAGAGTCTGTCGGGATTTCAGCCTCGAGCTCTGACCGCTATCCTCATGAATTTTCAGGCGGTCAACGTCAGCGAATCAGCTTGGCTCGCGCACTATCGGTCGAGCCCGATTTTATTGTCGCTGATGAGCCGTTGTCTGCACTGGATGTATCAGTTCAAGCACAAGTACTCAATTTGATGATGGACAAGCAAGAAGAGCGCAACCTTAGCTATCTCTTCATTACTCACGACTTAGCCGTTGTTGAACATTTTGCCACCAGAGTGGCGGTGATGTACCTGGGTCGAATCTGTGAATTGGCTCCCACAGGAACTTTATTTAGCTCTCCAAAACACCCTTACACTCAAGCCTTGTTATCCGCCATTCCAAGGCTGGACAGCAATACCGCACAACCTATTCGTTTAATTGGCGAAGTACCAACACCAATAGAAAAACCCATTGGCTGTGTATTTCAGGCACGTTGCCCTTACGCTAACCAACGCTGCTATGAAGCTTCACCAGCTATGACGTTACAAAGTGACGGCAGTAGCGTCGCTTGTCACGCCATTGAGGAGGATCGACTATGA
- a CDS encoding LysR family transcriptional regulator: MEIRWLEDFIALAKTRHFSRAADEQNVTQPTFSRRIKLLEEEMRVTLIDRNTLPLSLTPAGEVFLQSAELITRQLRDTKERCQEIRKQEESQVRFVTTQTLFLSFYKEVIEPFCESIDMDLDINMKSSSWLGIDFVNSLMDQQCDIMLCYWHPAINFIRALDDEQYEHLVIAEETLIPCSATDSTGEPKFTLPGAKRKPLPYIGYYENSFLQPVIHHHLQRQRDIPQLQTLSENYHSVSIKAMVKEGYGIGWIPKRLMLDTLNYGKVALAGEENWHIPLEIRLYRSKFNQNPNLNQFWEALKGKIANNGPL; the protein is encoded by the coding sequence ATGGAAATAAGATGGCTTGAGGACTTTATTGCCCTTGCTAAAACACGTCATTTTTCACGTGCAGCAGATGAACAAAATGTAACCCAACCGACATTTAGTCGACGCATTAAGCTGCTCGAAGAAGAAATGCGCGTCACTTTAATAGACCGCAACACATTGCCTTTGTCTTTAACACCAGCGGGCGAAGTCTTCCTGCAAAGTGCAGAATTGATTACCAGACAACTAAGAGACACCAAAGAGCGCTGCCAAGAAATTCGCAAGCAAGAAGAGTCTCAAGTACGCTTTGTGACGACACAAACTTTATTTCTCAGCTTTTATAAGGAAGTTATCGAGCCGTTTTGTGAAAGCATCGACATGGATCTCGACATTAATATGAAATCTAGCTCTTGGCTAGGTATCGACTTTGTTAACTCTTTAATGGATCAGCAATGCGATATCATGCTCTGCTACTGGCATCCAGCCATTAACTTCATCCGCGCACTGGATGATGAACAATACGAGCATCTTGTTATTGCTGAAGAGACCCTAATTCCGTGCAGCGCCACGGATTCGACAGGGGAACCCAAGTTCACGCTTCCTGGTGCGAAACGCAAACCGTTGCCTTACATTGGTTATTACGAGAATTCATTCTTGCAGCCGGTCATTCACCACCATTTACAAAGGCAAAGAGATATCCCTCAATTACAAACATTGTCGGAGAATTATCATTCCGTCAGCATAAAGGCGATGGTGAAAGAAGGTTATGGCATTGGCTGGATTCCAAAACGTCTGATGTTAGACACATTGAACTATGGCAAGGTGGCTTTGGCAGGAGAAGAGAATTGGCATATCCCACTTGAAATACGCCTTTACCGATCTAAGTTCAATCAGAACCCAAATCTCAACCAATTTTGGGAAGCCCTAAAGGGTAAAATCGCTAACAATGGCCCGCTTTAA
- a CDS encoding bifunctional diguanylate cyclase/phosphodiesterase: MNIDQKAMGAKFTDKLDDLLSQYKLELGSVAALVQSNKGEVSASHFSRFAQNLMMTPGISLYFAQYLPKHKKYDYELQQRVLLGNPNFTVFPSGDREEYMPLALVYPDKIPYGFDILSSQYRDLESVRQARSSYALVASKPSVSPFLNVSSSNRVDTIILSVPIYLPLDSRSYKLTDSIGFHGIVAGYFNINSVLNLVAPSVSRDLLYRIADVSSEEAIWFVDSATNSAWENGHYDTHFLSVANRKWRVDTRHAASVWSRIHWLPVIAALLIFIAIACLLTFYTRKLSSSYYSALGAVNKRIEVDELTGLSSRYHIQHKLNEMLECCEKDNKQLATLILDLDHFKTINDAFGHELGDKLLSSVSKRLLSILPDDAVIGYLGGDAFLVLLVQGDHQDMPPLDIVAKQLIEKISQSYFVEGLTLNIGCSIGVALSPEFGTDAVTLIKNADMAVYQAKTLGRATYHFYDGEMGRRFARNVRIETRLRKALQTEGLELHFQPKVDLITERCVGVEALLRWEDEELGTVSPAEFIPIAEQTGVILPLGDWVFEQTFRHIVEWQEQGITVPPIAINCSAAQLKRVDFLPNLLSLLDKYKVDPGLLEIEVTESILIEDAESCAELLRQISRLGMKLAIDDFGTGYSSLSYLKDLPFHYVKIDQVFIRDIIEDKKHAALTHAIISLGHNLNLKVIAEGITSIDQLIMLQEFGCDIGQGYLFSKALGANSMGSDPMIVALNEQEGLDRT, translated from the coding sequence GTGAATATTGACCAAAAAGCCATGGGAGCTAAATTCACAGATAAGCTTGATGATTTACTAAGCCAATATAAACTGGAGCTTGGCTCTGTAGCGGCTTTGGTTCAGTCGAATAAAGGCGAAGTGTCTGCCAGTCATTTTTCACGTTTTGCTCAGAATCTAATGATGACTCCCGGGATCAGTCTGTACTTTGCTCAGTACCTTCCAAAACATAAAAAATATGACTATGAATTACAGCAACGAGTCCTATTGGGTAACCCTAATTTTACGGTTTTTCCAAGTGGTGATAGGGAAGAGTACATGCCATTGGCATTGGTTTATCCCGATAAAATACCTTATGGCTTTGATATTTTATCATCACAATATCGAGATCTAGAATCAGTTCGACAAGCTCGCAGTTCGTATGCTTTAGTAGCATCTAAACCCAGTGTTTCACCATTTTTAAATGTTAGCTCGAGTAATCGAGTGGATACTATTATTCTCAGTGTTCCTATCTATTTGCCCCTTGATTCGCGCTCTTATAAATTAACTGACAGTATTGGCTTTCACGGTATTGTTGCTGGGTATTTCAATATAAATAGCGTGCTTAATTTAGTCGCTCCCTCTGTTAGTCGTGACTTGTTGTATCGCATTGCAGATGTGTCATCAGAAGAAGCTATTTGGTTTGTTGATTCAGCAACAAATTCGGCATGGGAGAATGGACATTATGATACGCATTTTCTTTCTGTCGCTAACCGAAAGTGGCGGGTTGATACGCGGCATGCAGCGAGTGTGTGGAGCCGAATTCATTGGCTACCGGTGATTGCCGCTTTATTGATTTTTATTGCTATAGCTTGTTTGCTTACTTTTTATACTCGAAAGCTGTCTTCAAGCTATTACTCTGCGCTTGGTGCGGTTAATAAGCGAATTGAGGTGGATGAGCTGACAGGGCTTTCAAGTCGCTACCATATCCAGCACAAATTGAATGAAATGCTTGAGTGTTGTGAAAAAGACAATAAACAACTCGCTACGCTCATTTTAGACCTGGATCACTTCAAAACAATTAATGATGCATTTGGTCATGAGCTGGGAGATAAGCTCTTATCCAGTGTATCTAAACGCTTATTGTCTATTTTGCCTGATGATGCTGTTATCGGATATTTGGGAGGTGATGCATTTCTTGTCTTGTTGGTACAAGGCGACCACCAAGATATGCCACCTTTGGATATTGTTGCTAAACAACTTATTGAAAAAATCAGTCAAAGCTATTTTGTAGAGGGGTTAACGTTAAACATTGGCTGTTCCATTGGGGTGGCTCTATCCCCCGAATTTGGTACCGATGCTGTTACCTTAATCAAAAATGCCGACATGGCTGTGTATCAAGCCAAAACCTTAGGCCGTGCCACTTATCATTTTTATGATGGTGAAATGGGGCGTCGCTTTGCTCGTAATGTGCGTATAGAGACTAGGTTGAGAAAGGCGCTACAAACAGAAGGTTTAGAGCTGCATTTTCAGCCCAAAGTGGATCTTATTACCGAGCGATGCGTGGGTGTGGAGGCTTTGCTACGCTGGGAGGATGAAGAGCTGGGGACGGTTTCACCAGCGGAGTTTATTCCTATTGCTGAACAGACTGGCGTAATTTTACCTCTAGGGGATTGGGTTTTTGAGCAAACGTTTCGTCACATTGTCGAGTGGCAGGAGCAAGGGATTACGGTACCACCTATTGCGATCAACTGTTCTGCAGCGCAGCTAAAGCGAGTAGATTTTCTACCTAATCTATTATCTTTACTCGACAAGTATAAGGTTGACCCTGGCTTGTTAGAAATAGAAGTGACGGAATCTATATTGATCGAAGATGCGGAAAGTTGCGCAGAATTGTTACGTCAGATTAGTCGTCTTGGTATGAAGTTGGCGATTGACGACTTTGGTACCGGGTATTCCAGCTTAAGTTATCTAAAAGATCTGCCATTTCACTATGTGAAGATCGATCAAGTTTTCATTCGCGATATTATTGAAGATAAAAAGCACGCGGCATTGACCCATGCCATTATTAGTCTAGGCCATAATCTGAATCTTAAAGTGATTGCAGAGGGCATAACAAGCATTGATCAATTAATTATGTTGCAAGAATTTGGATGTGATATTGGGCAAGGTTATTTATTTAGTAAAGCGCTCGGAGCAAACTCCATGGGAAGTGATCCCATGATAGTCGCGCTTAATGAACAGGAAGGACTTGATCGAACTTAG